Proteins co-encoded in one Malus domestica chromosome 09, GDT2T_hap1 genomic window:
- the LOC103443929 gene encoding deSI-like protein At4g17486 has product MLCKKSVCRSAIEEEEEDSGSVPVYLNVYDLSPFNGYAYWLGLGVYHSGVQVHGVEYAFGAHEYPTSGIFEGEPKKCDGFTFRKSILVGKTIVGPLEVRAVWEGLAAKYKGNAYNLVTKNCNHFCNDACITLTGNPIPSWVNRLARIGFLCNCVLPVTLKNLAKVHRIEDKADDGDKNKLTSQSNNVAISSNSPSSSPSSPSGTTLRRGRSRTRRPRPPSSPLIIASSSS; this is encoded by the exons ATGTTGTGTAAAAAGAGTGTGTGCAGAAGTGCcattgaggaggaggaggaggacagTGGATCGGTGCCTGTGTACCTCAATGTATACGATCTCTCACCTTTTAATGGCTACGCTTATTGGCTTGGCCTTGGAGTTTACCATTCTGGTGTACAAG TGCATGGTGTGGAGTATGCATTTGGAGCTCACGAGTATCCAACATCTGGAATTTTTGAAGGAGAACCGAAAAAGTGTGATGGGTTTACATTTAGGAAATCGATTCTGGTCGGGAAGACGATTGTTGGGCCTTTAGAAGTGAGGGCAGTGTGGGAAGGTCTTGCAGCGAAATACAAAGGAAATGCCTACAATTTGGTCACCAAGAACTGCAACCATTTCTGCAATGATGCATGTATCACATTGACTGGAAATCCAATTCCAAGTTGGGTTAATCGGCTTGCTAGAATCG GCTTCCTCTGCAATTGTGTTCTTCCAGTGACTTTAAAAAATTTGGCCAAAGTTCATAGAATCGAAGATAAGGCCGATGACGGAGATAAGAACAAGTTAACAAGCCAGTCAAACAATGTGGCAATATCTTCTAATTCTCCTTCATCTTCACCATCCTCTCCTTCTGGCACTACATTGCGCAGGGGTAGAAGCAGAACAAGACGCCCACGTCCTCCCTCTTCGCCTTTGATTATTGCTTCTTCATCCTCTTGA